In a single window of the Candidatus Paceibacterota bacterium genome:
- a CDS encoding 6-phosphogluconolactonase yields MNINLKMTTKVEEAAGFMADSILSQLKTGRQVLFFVTGGSSIAVGAKVSELLRNSPERNLIKNITVMMTDERYGPLDHPDSNWYQQMQKGFSLPGAKLIPILDGSDRASTTLKFNANLSRELMDDKEKRYKIGLFGIGADGHTSGILPGSEAVNSEDLAYGYDTPTFSRVTITPKVIEKLDEVVVWVQGKEKWGVVKDLLEKDIEILKQPAQILKKVPILTIFSDYDGKR; encoded by the coding sequence ATGAACATAAATTTAAAGATGACAACAAAAGTGGAAGAGGCTGCGGGGTTTATGGCTGATTCTATTTTAAGCCAATTGAAAACAGGCAGACAGGTTTTGTTTTTTGTGACCGGAGGGTCTTCTATTGCTGTTGGCGCGAAGGTCTCAGAGCTTCTAAGAAATAGCCCGGAGCGGAATTTAATCAAAAATATCACTGTCATGATGACTGACGAAAGGTACGGACCGCTCGACCACCCGGATTCAAATTGGTATCAACAGATGCAAAAAGGCTTTAGTCTTCCCGGAGCGAAACTTATCCCTATTTTAGACGGAAGCGATCGCGCCAGCACCACTCTTAAATTCAATGCAAATCTCTCCCGAGAATTAATGGACGACAAAGAAAAAAGATATAAAATTGGTTTGTTTGGCATAGGAGCAGATGGGCATACATCCGGAATATTGCCGGGAAGCGAAGCGGTAAATTCTGAAGATCTAGCTTATGGCTATGACACTCCCACATTTTCCCGTGTCACCATTACTCCCAAGGTTATAGAAAAATTGGATGAGGTTGTGGTCTGGGTGCAAGGGAAAGAAAAATGGGGAGTGGTAAAAGATTTATTGGAGAAGGACATAGAAATTTTAAAACAACCAGCGCAAATTTTG